In Acinonyx jubatus isolate Ajub_Pintada_27869175 chromosome A3, VMU_Ajub_asm_v1.0, whole genome shotgun sequence, a genomic segment contains:
- the SNRNP27 gene encoding U4/U6.U5 small nuclear ribonucleoprotein 27 kDa protein, protein MGRSRSRSPRRERRRSRSTSRERERRRRERSRSRERDRRRSRSRSPHRRRSRSPRRHRSTSPSPSRLKERRDEEKKETKETKSKERQITEEDLEGKTEEEIEMMKLMGFASFDSTKGKKVDGSVNAYAINVSQKRKYRQYMNRKGGFNRPLDFIA, encoded by the exons ATGGGTCGTAGCCGCAGCCGTTCTCCACGGAGGG AGCGCAGGCGGTCCCGGTCCACGTCTCGTGAGAGAGAACGCAGGCGCCGAGAAAGGTCCAGGTCCCGGGAGAGAGATCGTCGAAGGAGCCGCTCTCGATCTCCGCACAGAAGACGCTCCAG ATCCCCAAGACGGCATAGATCCacatctccttccccttctcgactaaaagaaagaagagatgaggaaaagaaagaaacaaaagaaacaaagagcaaaGAACGTCAGATTACTG AGGAAGACTTAGAGGgcaaaacagaggaagaaatcgAAATGATGAAGTTAATGGGATTTGCCTCTTTTGACTCCACAAAA GGGAAAAAGGTGGATGGCTCTGTAAATGCCTATGCCATAAATGTGTCTCAGAAGAGGAAGTACAG GCAGTATATGAATCGAAAAGGCGGATTCAACAGACCTTTGGATTTCATTGCATGA